A stretch of the Branchiostoma floridae strain S238N-H82 unplaced genomic scaffold, Bfl_VNyyK Sc7u5tJ_1585, whole genome shotgun sequence genome encodes the following:
- the LOC118408436 gene encoding acid-sensing ion channel 2-like: MHVKLTCSVELDCCPCCDCGQCCCGSSTAGSEPRDAGSELGDGTDINGDQTYYRKQAQSVSDFASGSTLHGLPHIFPGAPLSIRQVAWALAFIGSLSVLLYQCSDRVKFYFQYPHITKIDMVLAEQLNFPALTICNMNMFRWRQFTQNDLWYMGKGLKILDENNNLRCSEYATPGDIESLKRKANFDSFKPTPFSMIEFANRTGHQIESFLLDCKWKNFTCGPDYFTPLPQVFLF, from the exons ATGCATGTGAAACTGACGTGTTCGGTGGAGCTGGACTGTTGCCCGTGTTGCGACTGCGGACAATGCTGCTGCGGGTCGAGCACGGCCGGCTCCGAACCTCGGGACGCCGGCTCGGAGCTCGGGGACGGAACAGACATAAACGGCGATCAGACGTACTACCGGAAACAGGCGCAGTCGGTGTCAGATTTCGCTTCGGGCTCCACGCTGCACGGACTGCCGCACATCTTCCCCGGCGCGCCGCTCAGCATCAGGCAGGTCGCCTGGGCGCTGGCGTTCATCGGGTCGCTGTCCGTGCTGCTCTATCAGTGCTCCGACAGAGTCAAGTTCTACTTCCAGTACCCGCACATCACCAAGATAGACATGGTCCTGGCCGAACAGCTCAACTTTCCGGCGCTCACCATATGTAACATGAACATGTTCCGGTGGAGACAGTTCACGCAGAATGACTTGTGGTACATGGGGAAAGGCCTGAAGATTTTAGATGAAAATAATAACCTCCGCTGCTCTGAATATGCAACCCCGGGAGACATCGAATCGCTCAAAAGGAAGGCGAACTTTGATTCTTTTAAACCGACGCCCTTCAGCATGATAGAATTTGCCAACAGGACCGGTCATCAGATCGAGTCCTTTCTCTTAGACTGTAAGTGGAAAAACTTCACCTGTGGGCCAGACTACTTCACACCT CTGCCCCAGGTTTTCCTGTTTTAA